Proteins from a genomic interval of Trichoderma breve strain T069 chromosome 2, whole genome shotgun sequence:
- a CDS encoding major facilitator superfamily domain-containing protein produces the protein MSHSKEETPKDGKQADILDIAVLSSQGSSVTEEAPVRQNEPFGSTDDHPFADPVMATHWRDIYEKANYENRHRFDPEFKWTAEEEKRLVRKIDLRIMVWAWVMFCALDLHRRNINRAISDNMLPEVGMNTNDFNYGQTIFLVTFLAAELPSGLISKRIGADRWIPFIMMSWSIVAGSQAFIHSRAAFFAIKALLGLLMGGFIPDIVLWLTYFYKSNELPVRLAWFWTALSTVNIVGSLIASGVLQMRGIAGWGGWRWLFLIEGILTLIVGTFSWVLMPPGPCQTRNWFRGKDGWFTEREEFIMVNRLLRDDPSKGDMNNRQGVGPSLLLKVLHDWEQWPLYLLGLVVYIPPGPPSTYLSFILRNIGFSVFKANLLTIPSQFLFAVNLIIISWLSERFKERAIISSISNIWIFPWLIALVTLKADASPWIRYALLTGLLSYPYCHAIVVSWNAKNSNAVRTRAVSAALYNMFVQSGNIISSNIYRDDDQPLYRRGNKILLAINCFNIVLFYLVKLFYIWRNKVRERQWNAMTKEEQEDYSLNTKDEGMKRLDFRFVH, from the exons ATGTCTCACAGCAAAGAAGAGACGCCAAAAGATGGCAAACAGGCAGATATCCTTGATATTGCTGTGTTGTCATCCCAAGGCTCATCAGTGACGGAGGAAGCTCCAGTGCGTCAAAATGAGCCGTTTGGTTCAACGGATGACCATCCTTTCGCCGACCCGGTCATGGCCACACATTGGCGTGATATTTACGAAAAGGCAAACTATGAAAACCGCCATCGCTTCGATCCTGAATTCAAGTGgacggcagaagaagagaagagactggTCAGAAAG ATTGATCTCAGAATAATGGTGTGGGCTTGGGTCATGTTTTGTGCTCTCGATCTGCATCGTCGAAATATTAATCGTGCCATCTCAGATAACATG CTCCCAGAAGTAGGCATGAACACAAACGACTTCAACTACGGACAAACG ATATTCCTAGTCACTTTCCTTGCTGCCGAGCTGCCTAGCGGTCTTATTTCAAAGAGAATCGGGGCTGATAGATGGATTCCTTTCATCATGATGAGCTGGTCCATTGTTGCTGGCAGCCAAGCCTTCATCCATAGCAGAGCAGCCTTTTTCGCCATCAAAGCTTTACTTGGCCTACTTATGGGCGGCTTTATTCC TGATATTGTTCTTTGGCTTACATATTTCTACAAGTCAAATGAGCTTCCTGTCAGACTGGCTTGGTTTTGGACTGCTCTAAGTACAGTCAATATTGTCGGTTCATTGATTGCTTCTGGAGTTCTCCAAATGAGAGGAATTGCCGGCTGGggaggctggcgatggct ATTTCTTATCGAAGGCATTTTGACGCTTATTGTTGGTACATTCTCTTGGGTTCTTATGCCTCCTGGACCGTGCCAGACCCGAAATTGGTTCCGTGGCAAAGACGGCTGGTTCACCGAACGAGAGGAGTTCATAATGGTCAACAGACTCTTGCGTGATGACCCAAGTAAAGGAGACATGAACAACCG ACAAGGTGTGGGCCCAAGCCTGTTGCTAAAGGTGCTTCACGACTGGGAACAGTGGCCGCTCTACCTTCTTGGTCTCGTTGTCTACATCCCACCAGGCCCTCCGAGTACATATTTGTCCTTTATCCTGCGAAACATTGGCTTTTCGGTGTTCAAAGCCAACTTGCTCACTATTCCATCTCAATTCCTGTTTGCAgtcaacctcatcatcatctcttgGCTATCTGAACGATTCAAGGAACGCGCCATAATTTCGTCAATTTCTAACATTTGGATCTTCCCATGGCTCATTGCTCTGGTTACACTCAAAGCAGATGCATCGCCTTGGATACGATATGCTCTTCTGACTGGTTTGCTGAGCTACCCATACTGTCATGCCATTGTGGTCAGCTGGAATGCCAAGAATAGCAACGCAGTCCGTACAAGGGCCGTTAGTGCTGCCCTGTATAACATGTTTGTGCAGAGtggcaacatcatctcctccaacaTTTACCGAGATGACGACCAGCCTCTATACAGGCGGGGAAATAAGATTTTGCTCGCCATCAACTGCTTCAACATTGTTCTCTTCTATCTTGTCAAGTTATTTTACATTTGGCGAAATAAAGTAAGAGAAAGGCAATGGAACGCCATgacaaaagaagagcaagaggacTACTCACTCAACACCAAAGACGAAGGAATGAAGCGTCTAGACTTTAGATTTGTTCACTAA
- a CDS encoding acyclic terpene utilization family protein atuA domain-containing protein, with protein sequence MASSAVPPSRPIRIANCSGALTDPGILMYNQAKYGPVDVITGDYLAEVSMAGSAMQRASNGAGWIRSALEGIQLSLDLINEKRIKVVLNGGAMNPKGLAEKIHEMVHSRGYKLRVGYIEGDDLMHKVHHLLSKPLPHLDSANPDVRYDKDTTSFLESPEEMPVVAASAYLGYRAIKKGLDEGADILICGRVSDASPVIGAAAAWYNWSESDFDRLAGSLIAGHLIECSTYVTGGNFPGAYKHPPSDFLRLGPGILEILPNGECIITKHDSLNGFVTPDTVKCQFLYELQGNIYLNSDVKADVSNINIVKESKDRVHVSGVKGYPPPPTTKLAIFYKGGYQCEHLLNASGYATDHKWDMQELQLKDTLKEWGILEKFDVLEFQRIGTDMKNPDSQHASTTYMRIFAQSKDKDVLSKMHKAWHYQFMAHFPGMHYSMDTRLLAPKPFLGYYPAIIPQTEIEETVTILGDSISEQSIRYAVHPPKQTEPLARRENYETANPVLLESFGPTVNVPLGDLILARSGDKAGNINIGLFVQTPEQWEWFRSFMTKDRLRSLMRKDWRDWYFLERVEFANIYAVHFVIYGSLGRGVTSSSRLDNLGKGFAEFIRAVHVEIPQKFLEESARSTKLEHL encoded by the exons ATGGCCTCATCAGCTGTGCCACCATCCAGGCCGATCCGCATCGCCAACTGCTCAGGCGCTCTCA CTGATCCGGGCATCTTAATGTACAACCAGGCCAAGTATGGCCCCGTCGACGTCATTACAGGCGACTACCTCGCGG AAGTGAGCATGGCTGGCAGTGCGATGCAGCGTGCGTCAAATGGCGCTGGCTGGATTCGATCCGCATTGGAGGGGATCCAGCTGTCCCTGGATCTCATCAACGAAAAGCGAATCAAGGTAGTCCTCAACGGTGGTGCCATGAATCCAAAGGGATTGGCAGAAAAGATTCATGAGATG GTTCATAGCAGAGGCTATAAGCTTCGTGTAGGCTACATCGAAGGCGACGACTTGATGCACAAAGTCCACCATTTACTCTCAAAACCTCTCCCTCATCTCGACAGCGCAAATCCCGATGTTCGGTATGACAAAGACACCACCTCGTTTCTCGAGTCACCAGAGGAGATGCCAGTCGTCGCCGCCAGCGCATACCTCGGCTATCGTGCCATTAAAAAAGGCTTGGATGAAGGTGCGGATATTCTCATCTGTGGCCGTGTTTCTGATGCCTCGCCAGTTATTGGAGCGGCGGCAGCGTGGTACAACTGGTCTGAATCCGACTTTGATCGACTCGCCGGGTCCCTAATCGCAGGTCATTTAATCGAATGCTCGACTTATGTCACAGGCGGCAACTTTCCCGGTGCGTATAAGCATCCTCCTAGCGATTTCTTGCGTTTGGGTCCGGGCATTTTGGAGATTCTCCCCAACGGCGAATGCATCATAACTAAGCACGATTCCTTGAACGGATTCGTTACCCCCGACACAGTCAAATGCCAATTCCTTTACGAGCTGCAAGGAAACATCTATCTTAACAGTGATGTGAAAGCGGATGTttccaacatcaacattgtcaaggaATCCAAGGATCGAGTCCATGTGTCAGGCGTCAAAGGCTACCCTCCCCCGCCTACAACAAAGCTTGCCATCTTCTACAAGGGAGGGTATCAGTGCGAACATTTGCTCAATGCCAGCGGATATGCCACAGACCACAAATGGGACATGCAGGAGCTGCAGTTAAAAGATACACTGAAAGAATGGGGTATACTCGAAAAGTTTGACGTCTTGGAGTTTCAACGGATCGGCACTGACATGAAGAACCCTGATTCGCAACACGCTTCTACCACATATATGCGAATATTTGCGCAATCTAAAGATAAAGATGTGCTCAGCAAAATGCACAAGGCGTGGCACTATCAGTTCATGGCTCACTTCCCAG GAATGCATTATTCGATGGATACACGCTTACTTGCACCAAAGCCATTCCTTGGCTATTATCCAGCTATAATACCTCAAACCGAGATTGAAGAGACTGTTACCATACTCGGTGACAGCATATCGGAACAGAGTATTCGCTATGCTGTCCATCCACCCAAACAAACAGAGCCGCTAGCACGGCGAGAGAATTACGAGACAGCAAATCCAGTGCTTCTAGAAAGCTTTGGCCCAACTGTCAATGTGCCACTGGGGgatctcatcctcgcccGGTCTGGTGACAAGGCAGGCAACATAAACATTGGCTTATTTGTGCAGACGCCCGAGCAATGGGAATGGTTCCGCTCATTCATGACCAAGGATAGGCTACGCTCCTTGATGAGAAAAGATTGGAGGGACTGGTATTTCCTTGAGAGGGTAGAATTTGCAAACATCTATGCCGTGCATTTCGTCATCTATGGGTCGTTGGGTAGGGGCGTTACCAGCTCAAGTCGGTTGGACAATCTGGGCAAAGGGTTCGCAGAATTTATTCGGGCAGTTCACGTTGAGATCCCACAAAAATTTCTCGAAGAGAGTGCTCGCTCGACAAAGCTTGAGCACTTATAG
- a CDS encoding fungal specific transcription factor domain-containing protein — MSHQYDYLAHAVLGLGASHLSQHGNVDYTSQALQHRVTAMKLVNEQLDHPPTKPADQDALFAAVICLVTQSSLMPDSMIDYITTTRGGNLVASTIITDYEKSIFKYFTPMEHDRSLERLISEQPRNFEAIEGFHASALRILPLCQKPTEVSYCECMIRCINNLRTSCLEAWREFVILFIMPTTFNNQDFMEFVDYKNHTGHLLIIHMFLLDYVLGNACLSKSDEPEYPGRKFVIINWTRDLARRLPSSYKEYTEWPLEYCKVLAERDARYLLSP, encoded by the exons atgtcACACCAG TATGACTATCTGGCACATGCTGTTCTAGGCCTTGGAGCTTCACATCTATCACAACATGGCAACGTCGACTACACGTCGCAAGCTTTACAGCATCGCGTCACTGCTATGAAGCTTGTTAATGAACAACTGGATCATCCGCCAACAAAGCCCGCCGATCAGGATGCGCTGTTCGCGGCAGTGATATGCCTCGTCACCCAATCGTCACTTATGCCGGATAGCATGATTGACTATATTACAACAACAAGAGGCGGCAACTTGGTCGCATCTACTATTATTACAGACTATGAAAAGTCCATCTTCAAGTACTTTACACCCATGGAACATGATCGATCTCTAGAGAGGCTCATCAGTGAGCAGCCAAGAAATtttgaggccatcgaggGCTTTCACGCTTCCGCACTGCGAATATTGCCATTGTGCCAGAAGCCGACCGAGGTATCATATTGTGAATGTATGATCAGATGCATCAATAACTTACGCACTTCGTGTCTAGAAG CTTGGAGAGAGTTTGTCATTTTATTCATTATGCCAACTACCTTCAACAACCAAGACTTTATGGAATTTGTTGATTACAAGAATCACACAGGCCATCTCTTGATCATCCACATGTTCCTTTTGGACTACGTACTTGGCAATGCCTGCCTCTCTAAATCCGACGAGCCGGAATACCCTGGGAGGAAattcgtcatcatcaattgGACTAGGGATTTAGCCCGCAGATTACCGTCCTCGTATAAAGAGTACACCGAATGGCCGCTGGAGTACTGCAAAGTTCTGGCTGAGAGAGATGCGCGGTATCTCCTCAGCCCGTGA
- a CDS encoding peptidase family m20/M25/M40 domain-containing protein, with product MAPVDEEVDGFVLISHGDGAIKDGRLIDAGPSNVLSELRYLNDISEAVDSLDEVFWPINKKIHDNPERGFKEFIAHDALTGFMKSQSGWVVTPSAYGMDTAWVAVYDTGKRGPVVSFNAEMDCLPGIGHACGHNLIATASVLGAVATARVMELHRAPGKVVLFGTPAEEGGGGKIKLLNAGAYSDHKVDVSLISHPGITPNAALMRTTSYLQFKVEYFGREAHAAANPWLGINALDALIAGYNNVSALRQQIMPEDRVQGYITDGGIAPNIIHAYAAGLFVVRSDTQKRLDELKEKVYDCFKAGALATGAKVTITEKWGYKNHMPNRTMAQSYTRYFNALNPPGEIAEDQDIDETRGKTQASTDQGDISHAMPSLSPAFRLQPGPKGQGPHNPEFAEAAGTRDAYARTLRVAKGLAGVALDVLLTEGLLDEVKRDWESMIAVERNL from the exons ATGGCGCCAGTTGACGAGGAAGTTGACGGATTCGTTCTTATATCACATGGCGATGGCGCTATCAAAGATGGCCGTCTAATTGATGCGGGTCCCAGCAACGTGCTGTCGGAACTGCGGTACCTCAATGATATCAGTGAGGCGGTGGACAGTCTCGATGAGGTCTTTTGGCCaataaacaaaaagatcCACGACAACCCAGAACGAGGATTCAAGGAATTCATCGCCCACGATGCCTTAACCGGCTTCATGAAATCCCAGAGTGGCTGGGTTGTTACGCCATCTGCCTACGGTATGGACACAGCCTGGGTCGCAGTCTATGACACAGGAAAACGTGGTCCTGTCGTATCCTTCAATGCAGAGATGG ATTGTCTCCCAGGCATCGGCCATGCATGCGGCCATAATCTCATAGCCACAGCCTCGGTCCTTGGCGCTGTTGCGACTGCTCGCGTTATGGAGCTACACCGAGCGCCCGGAAAGGTTGTCTTGTTTGGCACaccagcagaagaaggcggcggaggcAAAATCAAGCTTCTCAATGCTGGAGCCTACTCTGACCACAAGGTCGATGTGAGCCTGATATCGCATCCCGGCATCACCCCAAACGCGGCTTTGATGCGAACGACATCGTATCTGCAGTTCAAGGTTGAGTACTTTGGTCGAGAGGCTCATGCTGCGGCGAATCCATGGCTTGGGATCAATGCTTTAGACGCGCTGATTGCAGGATACAACAACGTCTCAGCACTTCGACAGCAGATCATGCCTGAAGACAGAGTTCAAGGGTACATCACTGATGGTGGAATTGCTCCTAATATCATCCATGCCTACGCTGCAGGCCTGTTTGTTGTCAGATCCGACACGCAGAAGCGTCTTGATGAACTCAAAGAGAAAGTATACGACTGCTTCAAGGCTGGAGCTCTAGCAACGGGAGCCAAAGTGACCATTACCGAAAAATGGGGATACAAAAACCACATGCCCAACCGTACAATGGCACAATCATATACACGATACTTTAATGCGCTCAATCCTCCGGGCGAGATTGCAGAGGATCAGGATATTGATGAAACGCGAGGCAAGACACAGGCAAGTACAGATCAGGGCGATATCAGCCACGCGATGCCGAGTCTGAGCCCGGCGTTCCGCCTGCAGCCTGGACCAAAAGGTCAAGGCCCGCATAATCCGGAAtttgctgaggctgctgggaCACGAGATGCTTATGCGAGGACGCTGAGAGTGGCTAAAGGGCTGGCTGGAGTTGCATTGGATGTTTTGTTGACAGAGGGGCTTCTTGATGAGGTTAAGAGAGACTGGGAGAGCATGATTGCAGTAGAACGCAACTTATGA